Proteins found in one Nocardia brasiliensis ATCC 700358 genomic segment:
- a CDS encoding urease subunit alpha, whose protein sequence is MTELSRARYAELFGPTTGDRIRLADTDLLIEITEDRSGGPGLAGEEAVFGGGKVLRESMGQSRATRADGAPDTVITGAVIIDHWGIIKADIGIRDGRICGIGKAGNPDTMSGVHPDLVVGPSTEIISGNGRILTAGAIDCHVHFICPQLMDEALGGGITTLIGGGTGPAEGSKATTVTPGAWHLARMLEATDGWPLNIVLLGKGNTVSADAMWEQLRAGAAGFKLHEDWGSTPAAIDACLRVADATGVQVALHSDTLNEAGFVEDTLGAIAGRGIHAYHTEGAGGGHAPDIITVAAHLNVLPSSTNPTRPHTVNTLDEHLDMLMVCHHLSASIPEDLAFAESRIRPSTIAAEDLLHDLGAISMIGSDSQAMGRIGEVVLRTWQTAHVMKRRRGALPGDGAADNARVQRYIAKYTICPAVAHGLDHEIGSVEVGKLADLVLWEPAFFGVRPHAVLKGGAIAWAAMGDANASIPTPQPVLPRPMFGAAPLAAAATSLHFVSEQAIEDGLADRLRVHRKLAPVKNVRARTKADMPHNDAMPRIEVDPDTFTVRIDGEVWTEQPATELPMAQRYFLF, encoded by the coding sequence GTGACCGAATTGAGCCGGGCCCGCTACGCGGAACTCTTCGGGCCGACCACCGGTGACCGGATCCGGTTGGCCGACACCGATCTGCTGATCGAGATCACCGAAGACCGCAGCGGCGGACCGGGTCTCGCGGGCGAGGAGGCCGTGTTCGGCGGCGGCAAGGTGCTGCGCGAGTCGATGGGACAGTCCCGCGCGACCCGCGCCGACGGGGCGCCGGACACCGTGATCACCGGCGCGGTGATCATCGACCACTGGGGAATCATCAAGGCCGACATCGGCATTCGTGACGGGCGCATCTGCGGCATCGGCAAGGCGGGCAACCCCGACACGATGAGCGGTGTGCATCCCGACCTCGTCGTCGGCCCGTCCACCGAGATCATCTCCGGCAACGGACGCATCCTCACCGCGGGCGCGATCGACTGCCATGTGCACTTCATCTGCCCACAGCTGATGGACGAGGCGCTCGGCGGCGGCATCACCACCCTGATCGGCGGCGGCACCGGCCCGGCCGAAGGCAGCAAGGCGACCACCGTGACGCCCGGCGCCTGGCATCTGGCCCGCATGCTGGAGGCCACCGACGGCTGGCCGCTGAACATCGTGCTGCTCGGCAAGGGCAACACCGTCAGCGCCGACGCCATGTGGGAGCAATTGCGCGCCGGCGCGGCAGGGTTCAAGCTGCACGAGGATTGGGGCTCCACTCCGGCCGCGATCGACGCCTGCCTGCGGGTCGCCGACGCCACCGGGGTGCAGGTGGCGCTGCACTCGGACACCTTGAACGAGGCCGGGTTCGTCGAGGACACCCTCGGCGCCATCGCCGGCCGCGGCATCCACGCCTATCACACCGAGGGTGCGGGCGGCGGGCACGCGCCCGACATCATCACGGTCGCAGCGCATCTCAACGTGTTGCCCAGCTCGACCAATCCGACCCGCCCGCACACGGTCAACACCCTCGACGAGCATCTCGACATGCTCATGGTGTGCCATCATCTCAGCGCGTCCATCCCCGAGGATCTGGCGTTCGCGGAGAGCCGGATCCGGCCGTCCACCATCGCCGCCGAGGATCTGCTGCACGATCTCGGCGCGATCTCCATGATCGGCAGCGATTCCCAGGCGATGGGCCGCATCGGTGAGGTGGTGCTGCGCACCTGGCAGACCGCGCACGTGATGAAACGCCGCCGCGGCGCGCTGCCCGGCGACGGCGCCGCCGACAATGCCCGGGTGCAGCGCTACATCGCGAAATACACCATCTGCCCGGCCGTCGCGCACGGACTGGACCACGAGATCGGCTCGGTCGAGGTCGGCAAGCTGGCCGATCTGGTGCTGTGGGAGCCCGCCTTCTTCGGGGTGCGCCCGCACGCCGTGCTCAAGGGCGGCGCGATCGCCTGGGCCGCGATGGGTGACGCGAACGCGTCCATCCCGACCCCGCAGCCGGTGCTGCCGCGCCCCATGTTCGGCGCCGCCCCGCTGGCCGCCGCTGCCACCTCCCTGCATTTCGTCTCCGAGCAGGCGATCGAGGACGGCCTCGCCGACCGCCTGCGCGTGCACCGAAAACTGGCCCCGGTCAAGAACGTTCGCGCTCGCACCAAGGCCGACATGCCGCACAACGACGCCATGCCGCGCATCGAGGTGGACCCCGACACCTTCACCGTCCGCATCGACGGCGAGGTCTGGACCGAGCAACCCGCGACCGAACTCCCCATGGCCCAACGCTATTTCCTCTTCTGA
- a CDS encoding DUF4291 domain-containing protein — translation MEAPQREIRALHTESTITVYQAYSPAIGGPAARDGRFPAAWQRDRMTWIKPSFLWMMYRCGWGTKRDQETVLAVEISRSGFEWALRHACLSSYQPGRYPDLDTWRSQLKRAPARVQWDPERDLSLRPLPYRSLQLGLSGEAARLYADEWTVAIDDVTPLAHEIHRLVGAGEFDSAARLLPQERPYPATDELLSHLRP, via the coding sequence ATGGAAGCACCACAGCGCGAGATCCGCGCGCTGCACACGGAATCCACCATCACTGTCTATCAGGCGTACTCGCCTGCCATCGGCGGCCCCGCCGCCCGCGACGGGCGCTTCCCCGCGGCATGGCAGCGGGATCGGATGACATGGATCAAGCCGTCGTTTCTGTGGATGATGTACCGCTGCGGTTGGGGTACCAAGCGGGATCAGGAAACCGTTCTCGCCGTGGAGATCTCGCGTAGCGGCTTCGAATGGGCGTTACGGCACGCGTGCCTGTCGAGCTATCAGCCCGGTCGGTATCCCGACCTCGACACCTGGCGAAGCCAGTTGAAACGCGCTCCCGCCCGGGTCCAATGGGATCCCGAACGGGATCTGTCCCTGCGGCCCCTGCCGTATCGGTCGCTGCAACTCGGACTCAGCGGGGAGGCCGCACGGCTCTACGCGGACGAGTGGACGGTCGCCATCGATGATGTGACGCCGCTCGCGCACGAGATCCACAGACTGGTCGGCGCCGGCGAATTCGACTCTGCTGCCCGGCTATTGCCGCAGGAGCGGCCCTACCCGGCAACGGACGAACTGCTGAGCCACCTTCGTCCGTGA
- a CDS encoding DUF3558 family protein yields MKPFAARIAGLAALAGVLAACGTPPPDAAPAVAAHPYADCAPVTTDQIRDAVRATALLAHHTPQACLWDAQIGDGDAGVSFTFSARDSLQQIWDRARADGFETEHMVITKHVLGTVTATAFYIRNPHDPGDCAVAAAANGAIVWRIQNRTHSTQLNPCAAALQLATLMVDLSP; encoded by the coding sequence ATGAAGCCGTTCGCTGCCCGCATCGCCGGACTCGCCGCGCTCGCCGGCGTCCTGGCCGCATGCGGTACTCCCCCACCCGACGCCGCCCCCGCCGTCGCCGCCCACCCGTACGCCGACTGCGCGCCGGTGACCACGGATCAAATCCGCGACGCCGTGCGGGCCACCGCGCTGCTCGCCCACCACACGCCGCAGGCCTGCCTCTGGGACGCCCAGATCGGCGACGGCGACGCCGGTGTCAGCTTCACCTTCTCGGCCCGCGATTCGCTCCAGCAGATCTGGGACCGCGCCCGCGCCGACGGCTTCGAGACCGAGCACATGGTGATCACCAAGCACGTGCTCGGCACAGTGACCGCCACCGCCTTCTACATCCGCAACCCGCACGACCCCGGCGACTGCGCGGTCGCCGCGGCGGCCAACGGCGCCATCGTCTGGCGCATCCAGAACCGCACCCACTCCACCCAACTGAACCCTTGCGCCGCCGCCCTCCAACTGGCCACCCTCATGGTCGACCTCTCCCCCTAG
- a CDS encoding ArsR/SmtB family transcription factor, with amino-acid sequence MTEHGEPDLIPAAELQDAAAVFGMLAATARLQILWLLSQGDRDVGTLATEIGQTVPAVSQHLAKLRLAGLVNMRKAGRRNVYSIADSGIADIVRLAFRHHRLRGGTLPGSATQG; translated from the coding sequence GTGACCGAACACGGCGAGCCGGACCTCATCCCGGCGGCGGAACTACAAGACGCGGCAGCGGTTTTCGGCATGCTCGCGGCTACCGCCCGGCTGCAGATCCTGTGGCTGCTGAGCCAGGGCGACCGCGATGTCGGCACCCTCGCCACCGAGATCGGTCAAACCGTACCCGCGGTCAGTCAGCATCTCGCAAAACTCCGACTGGCCGGTTTGGTGAATATGCGTAAAGCGGGCAGACGCAATGTCTATTCGATCGCCGATTCCGGCATCGCCGATATCGTGCGCCTCGCGTTCCGGCATCACCGGCTGCGCGGCGGCACGCTGCCGGGCTCCGCGACCCAGGGCTGA
- a CDS encoding CorA family divalent cation transporter, producing MRPTSGVAAADRFDTEVLQQHWIPLAAADADTAAVLRERLGVDFAAARQRVWETDNFLYLPVVANYKRGDAIERETIVFALGAEFLVTLQPAEHFVPFDKAIAKMRRNPALTGSAHGVMYALLWALNEASERVIYYASDALEAMNDEIEMATNGYDQRGREIGVADMRGTMSRMNAAEEIVSRTQETQLQLARAARHLMADIAVHSAELESLIAILIADIDGVKQHAGFEHDKVRYLQQSVMTWLDVKQNQIVKVFTIITAVFLPPTLIATFYGMNFTWMPELEWQHGFLATTLMTLVAAVIPLAYIKRKGWLR from the coding sequence ATGCGGCCCACCAGCGGCGTCGCGGCCGCCGACCGTTTCGATACCGAAGTCCTGCAACAACATTGGATCCCGCTCGCGGCGGCCGACGCGGACACCGCCGCCGTGCTGCGGGAGCGGCTCGGCGTCGATTTCGCCGCCGCGCGCCAGCGGGTCTGGGAAACCGACAACTTCCTCTATCTGCCCGTGGTGGCCAACTACAAGCGCGGCGACGCGATCGAACGCGAGACGATCGTGTTCGCGCTCGGCGCCGAGTTCCTGGTGACCTTGCAACCGGCCGAGCATTTCGTGCCGTTCGACAAGGCCATCGCGAAGATGCGGCGCAATCCGGCGCTCACCGGTTCCGCGCACGGTGTCATGTACGCCCTGCTGTGGGCGCTCAACGAGGCGTCCGAGCGGGTCATCTACTACGCAAGCGACGCATTGGAGGCGATGAACGACGAGATCGAGATGGCCACCAACGGTTACGACCAGCGCGGCCGCGAGATCGGCGTCGCCGATATGCGCGGGACCATGTCCCGGATGAACGCAGCGGAGGAGATCGTCTCGCGCACGCAGGAGACCCAGCTCCAATTGGCCCGTGCGGCACGGCATCTGATGGCCGATATCGCCGTGCACAGCGCCGAGCTGGAGAGCCTGATCGCCATCCTGATCGCCGATATCGACGGCGTGAAGCAGCATGCCGGCTTCGAGCACGACAAGGTGCGTTATCTCCAGCAGTCGGTGATGACCTGGCTCGACGTCAAACAGAACCAGATCGTGAAGGTGTTCACCATCATCACCGCGGTCTTCCTGCCGCCTACGCTGATCGCCACCTTCTACGGCATGAATTTCACCTGGATGCCGGAGCTGGAGTGGCAGCACGGCTTCCTGGCGACCACGCTGATGACCTTGGTGGCCGCCGTGATCCCGCTGGCTTACATCAAACGGAAGGGCTGGCTGCGCTGA
- a CDS encoding TetR/AcrR family transcriptional regulator codes for MTAAGSSSPAAPRPDARTERWRAHREQVRGEFVDAAFRALAEHGPDVSMDDIARAAGCAKPKLYRHFADKTDLYLAILERVQSTLWERVLARISLTTDTLAHLLHTAIAEYVAVVEEQPDVFRFLVHSRMAQQAEQPERAIEVAQRSALLAAQLIEERLVGQDVDTGSLELTAYAIFGAVGSATDWWLGANRARTEVMSTERFADHVSIIAEGMLDGVARLNNLPIDIDQPVHLAFRTE; via the coding sequence ATGACGGCCGCCGGTAGCAGCTCGCCCGCGGCGCCGCGCCCGGACGCCAGGACCGAACGCTGGCGTGCGCACCGGGAGCAGGTGCGCGGCGAGTTCGTCGATGCCGCCTTCCGGGCGCTAGCCGAGCACGGGCCCGACGTGAGCATGGACGATATCGCGCGGGCGGCCGGCTGCGCCAAACCCAAGCTGTACCGGCATTTCGCGGACAAGACGGATCTGTACCTGGCGATCCTCGAACGGGTGCAGAGCACACTGTGGGAGCGCGTGCTGGCCCGGATCAGCCTGACCACCGATACCCTCGCCCACCTGCTGCACACCGCCATCGCCGAGTACGTCGCGGTGGTCGAGGAACAGCCCGACGTCTTCCGCTTCCTGGTGCACAGCAGGATGGCCCAGCAGGCCGAGCAGCCCGAGCGTGCGATCGAGGTGGCGCAGCGCTCGGCCCTGCTGGCCGCGCAGCTGATCGAGGAGCGCCTGGTGGGTCAGGACGTCGACACCGGCAGCCTGGAGCTGACCGCGTACGCCATCTTCGGCGCGGTCGGCTCGGCCACCGACTGGTGGCTCGGCGCGAACCGGGCTCGCACCGAGGTGATGTCCACCGAGCGGTTCGCCGACCATGTCAGCATCATCGCCGAGGGCATGCTCGACGGCGTCGCCCGGTTGAACAACCTGCCGATCGACATCGATCAGCCGGTGCACCTCGCGTTCCGGACCGAATGA
- a CDS encoding SDR family NAD(P)-dependent oxidoreductase has translation MRRTNIRPELVVVTGAGSGIGRAIALRFAKAGAHVVVSDLDPDSAHATAAMIHALGRRASAAELDVTDPDAWETFARNVLADHGVPDVLVNNAGMLVSGAFVDLSPADWERQLSVNLFGVVYGCRVFGKQMIDNGTRGHIVNIASAAAFTPTPVMSAYSVSKAGVKMLTECLRLEFGPKGIGVSAICPGVINTNIGEHAVTVGVDQELVTRGKELARQVQEVVAKLPFSPLSPDLVARAAQRAVRYDLAVVPVRAEAWLGYFLLRIAPGVNRRIAQPLDIARMERIGRRALRLLDPGRATPAAAQQVSAPVEVS, from the coding sequence ATGAGACGCACCAATATCCGGCCCGAACTGGTCGTGGTGACCGGGGCGGGCAGCGGCATCGGCCGGGCGATCGCGCTCCGTTTCGCCAAGGCGGGCGCACACGTCGTGGTCAGCGACCTCGACCCCGATTCGGCCCACGCCACCGCGGCCATGATCCACGCTCTGGGCAGGCGAGCCAGTGCGGCCGAACTGGACGTGACGGATCCGGACGCCTGGGAAACGTTCGCCCGCAACGTCTTGGCCGACCACGGCGTGCCCGATGTGCTGGTCAACAATGCGGGCATGCTGGTCAGCGGCGCGTTCGTGGACCTGTCCCCGGCCGACTGGGAACGCCAGCTGAGCGTGAACCTGTTCGGCGTGGTGTACGGCTGCCGGGTGTTCGGCAAGCAGATGATCGACAACGGCACCCGCGGCCATATCGTGAACATCGCCTCGGCGGCCGCGTTCACGCCGACGCCGGTGATGTCGGCCTATTCGGTGTCCAAGGCCGGGGTGAAGATGCTCACCGAATGTCTGCGACTCGAATTCGGGCCCAAGGGCATCGGCGTCAGCGCGATCTGTCCCGGGGTGATCAACACCAATATCGGCGAACACGCCGTGACGGTCGGCGTCGATCAGGAACTCGTCACGCGCGGAAAGGAACTGGCCAGGCAGGTCCAGGAGGTGGTCGCCAAACTGCCCTTCTCGCCGCTGAGTCCGGATCTGGTGGCGCGGGCGGCACAGCGGGCGGTGCGCTACGACCTCGCGGTCGTGCCGGTCCGGGCCGAGGCGTGGCTGGGTTACTTCCTGCTGCGCATCGCGCCGGGCGTGAATCGGCGGATCGCCCAGCCCCTGGATATCGCGCGGATGGAACGGATCGGGCGGCGGGCGTTGCGCTTGCTCGACCCAGGGCGCGCGACTCCGGCTGCCGCGCAGCAGGTTTCGGCACCGGTCGAGGTGTCGTGA
- a CDS encoding flavin-containing monooxygenase, with product MSAGGPDHEVIVVGAGFGGIGTGIALQRKGIHDFVIVDKWDRVGGTWHANTYPGVAVDIPSFIYSFSYEQRGDWSRIFAPGTELRDYAEAMVDKYGLRPKLRLSTTIVSAVYDEGDRVWLLGTDGGRTLTARHVVMAIGGLERPKLPDIPGLHEFGGTLMHTALWDDDVALAGKRVAVIGTGATALQLVPAIVDEVAHLSVFQRTPIWVFPKTDAAVGPLGRAVLGRPWLRSGIRVLGTVATEVGMGGMVVGPTWLSDAGRRLAEIPARRWMRAQVHDPVVREKLIPAYGLGCKRPSMSNEYLATFNRPDVSLVTEPIGFIGERGITTVDGNEHAIDVLICATGFKLWEKDSVPPFPVTGRDGRDLGEFWDRHRFQAYQGVSVPGFPNMFTITGPYGFVLGSYIWMIEATAAHLSRAIAETKRRGATECEISQQAHDAYFAKCLRRQEKNFLFTSACAGSNTYYINSHGDSPFRPSTHGEMYWHNRHFDLDNYHYRQPAPARRTGAILEESA from the coding sequence ATGAGCGCGGGCGGACCCGACCACGAGGTGATCGTGGTCGGCGCGGGCTTCGGCGGCATCGGCACCGGTATCGCGCTGCAGCGCAAGGGTATTCACGACTTCGTCATCGTGGACAAGTGGGATCGGGTCGGCGGCACCTGGCACGCCAACACCTATCCGGGTGTCGCGGTGGACATCCCCTCGTTCATCTACAGCTTCTCCTACGAGCAGCGCGGCGACTGGTCGCGAATCTTCGCACCCGGCACCGAGTTACGCGACTACGCCGAAGCCATGGTGGACAAGTACGGGCTGCGGCCCAAGCTGCGACTCAGCACCACCATCGTGTCCGCGGTGTACGACGAGGGCGACCGCGTGTGGCTGCTCGGCACCGACGGCGGGCGCACCCTCACCGCCCGCCACGTGGTGATGGCGATCGGCGGGCTGGAACGGCCGAAGCTGCCGGATATCCCGGGCCTGCACGAGTTCGGCGGCACCCTGATGCACACCGCGCTGTGGGACGACGATGTGGCGTTGGCGGGCAAGCGGGTGGCGGTGATCGGCACCGGTGCGACCGCGCTGCAACTGGTACCCGCGATCGTCGACGAGGTGGCTCATCTGAGCGTGTTCCAGCGCACGCCGATCTGGGTCTTCCCGAAAACCGATGCGGCGGTGGGCCCACTCGGCCGCGCGGTCCTGGGACGGCCGTGGTTGCGCTCGGGCATCCGCGTGCTCGGCACGGTCGCCACCGAGGTGGGCATGGGCGGGATGGTCGTCGGACCCACCTGGCTCTCGGACGCGGGACGCAGGCTGGCCGAGATCCCGGCCCGCCGCTGGATGCGCGCCCAGGTACACGATCCGGTCGTCCGGGAGAAGCTGATACCGGCCTACGGCCTGGGCTGCAAGCGCCCGTCCATGTCCAACGAGTACCTCGCCACGTTCAATCGCCCCGACGTCAGCCTGGTCACCGAGCCGATCGGCTTCATCGGCGAACGCGGTATCACCACCGTCGACGGCAACGAACACGCGATCGACGTGCTGATCTGCGCCACGGGATTCAAACTGTGGGAAAAGGATTCGGTCCCGCCCTTCCCCGTGACCGGCCGCGACGGGCGCGATCTCGGCGAATTCTGGGACCGGCACCGGTTCCAGGCCTACCAGGGGGTGTCGGTGCCCGGGTTCCCGAACATGTTCACGATCACCGGACCCTACGGTTTCGTGCTCGGTTCCTACATCTGGATGATCGAGGCCACCGCGGCGCACCTGAGCCGCGCCATCGCCGAGACCAAACGGCGCGGCGCGACCGAGTGCGAGATCAGTCAGCAGGCCCACGACGCGTACTTCGCCAAATGCCTGCGACGACAGGAGAAGAACTTCCTGTTCACCTCCGCCTGCGCGGGGTCGAACACCTATTACATCAACAGTCACGGCGATTCGCCGTTCCGCCCGTCCACGCACGGTGAGATGTACTGGCACAACCGGCATTTCGATCTCGACAACTACCACTACCGGCAACCCGCCCCTGCCCGGCGAACGGGCGCGATCCTCGAGGAATCCGCATGA
- a CDS encoding metal-dependent hydrolase has protein sequence MTEQRVRTAQRTGSGYPKARRIRFRFGEPVPMAKYYAGGDMVFSHFIAGLSAGFPPGEESFIRSVRRFADQITDPVLKERVSGFIGQEATHGREHRRLNDRLVDMGYPIKWLDAPSVIERQKRFEQRIPAHLHLAATAAAEHYTAVLAERVLSSPEIQALAGDEEVRNLLNWHAFEELEHKSVAFDVYRAVGGTETMRILTMATLVALTVPFTAVSLTLSLSRDPDARRYPLSLVKEAFTLFRGPVFRGLGRELVLYLRPGFHPDDIDSRELLQRWQQELFGAEGSLVGHLR, from the coding sequence ATGACCGAGCAACGGGTGCGCACAGCGCAACGCACAGGCAGCGGCTATCCGAAGGCACGGCGGATCAGATTCCGCTTCGGCGAGCCGGTACCGATGGCCAAGTACTACGCGGGCGGCGACATGGTCTTCAGCCATTTCATCGCCGGGCTCTCCGCCGGTTTCCCGCCCGGCGAGGAATCGTTCATCCGCTCGGTACGGCGGTTCGCCGACCAGATCACCGATCCGGTGCTGAAAGAGCGAGTGTCCGGATTCATCGGGCAGGAGGCGACCCACGGCCGGGAGCATCGCCGGCTCAACGACCGGCTCGTCGACATGGGCTATCCCATCAAATGGCTAGACGCCCCGAGCGTGATCGAACGGCAGAAGCGTTTCGAGCAGCGCATCCCCGCGCATCTGCACCTCGCGGCCACCGCGGCGGCCGAGCACTACACGGCGGTGCTCGCCGAACGGGTACTGTCCAGCCCGGAGATCCAGGCCCTGGCCGGTGACGAAGAAGTGCGAAACCTGTTGAACTGGCACGCTTTCGAAGAGCTGGAGCACAAGTCGGTCGCCTTCGACGTCTACCGCGCGGTGGGCGGCACCGAGACGATGCGTATCCTCACCATGGCCACCCTGGTCGCGCTCACCGTGCCGTTCACCGCGGTCAGCCTGACCCTGTCGCTCAGTCGCGACCCGGATGCCCGGCGGTATCCGCTGAGCCTGGTCAAAGAGGCGTTCACGCTGTTCCGCGGCCCGGTCTTCCGCGGCCTCGGCCGTGAACTGGTGCTGTATCTGCGACCCGGTTTCCACCCCGACGACATCGACTCGCGCGAGCTCTTGCAGCGCTGGCAGCAGGAGCTGTTCGGCGCCGAAGGCTCCCTCGTCGGCCACCTCCGATGA
- a CDS encoding S1C family serine protease, with amino-acid sequence MQTWTGVVAAVDDDAAMDAYSRTVISVAASVTPHVASVRTRRGSGSAVVFTDDGFMLTNAHVIGSAAGGEVVFADGVEAKFEVVGIDPLSDLAVLRSRSGAPGAVELGDADELVVGQLVVAVGSPLGLAGSVTAGVVSALGRAVPVASRRAGRVIEDVIQTDAALNPGNSGGALSDSAGRVVGINTAVAGIGLGLAIPINATTRRIIGTLHTEGRVRRAYLGLVGMPAPLPAPVAERTGQAAGVRIMEVVRGGPADAAGLRRGDLVLSVARAEVRDAQGIQRQLFADAIGAKLPVTVLRNGAMVDVIAVPIELTVD; translated from the coding sequence ATGCAGACCTGGACAGGGGTGGTGGCTGCCGTGGACGACGATGCCGCGATGGATGCCTATTCACGCACGGTGATCTCGGTGGCCGCGTCGGTGACGCCACATGTGGCGAGTGTGCGGACGCGCCGGGGGAGTGGATCGGCGGTGGTGTTCACCGATGACGGGTTCATGCTGACCAATGCGCACGTGATCGGGTCGGCCGCCGGTGGCGAGGTGGTCTTCGCCGACGGTGTGGAGGCGAAATTCGAGGTGGTCGGCATCGATCCGCTCTCCGACCTCGCCGTGCTGCGCTCGCGCAGCGGCGCACCCGGTGCGGTGGAACTCGGTGACGCGGACGAACTCGTCGTCGGGCAGCTGGTGGTCGCCGTGGGCAGCCCGCTCGGCCTGGCGGGATCGGTGACCGCGGGGGTGGTGAGCGCGCTCGGGCGGGCTGTGCCGGTGGCGTCCCGGCGCGCCGGGCGGGTGATCGAAGACGTCATCCAGACCGATGCCGCGCTCAATCCCGGCAATTCCGGTGGGGCGCTGTCGGATTCGGCGGGTCGCGTGGTCGGCATCAACACCGCGGTCGCCGGTATCGGTCTGGGCCTTGCCATTCCGATCAACGCGACCACCCGCCGCATCATCGGCACCTTGCACACCGAAGGGCGGGTGCGCCGCGCGTATCTCGGGCTCGTCGGCATGCCCGCACCGCTGCCCGCGCCGGTGGCGGAGCGGACCGGCCAGGCCGCCGGCGTGCGCATCATGGAGGTGGTACGCGGTGGCCCCGCCGACGCCGCCGGCCTGCGCCGCGGCGATCTGGTGCTCAGTGTCGCGCGAGCGGAAGTCCGTGACGCGCAAGGCATTCAACGCCAGCTGTTCGCCGACGCGATCGGCGCCAAGCTCCCCGTCACGGTGCTGCGCAACGGCGCGATGGTCGACGTGATCGCGGTCCCCATCGAACTCACCGTCGACTGA
- a CDS encoding TVP38/TMEM64 family protein, with protein sequence MTRLIRDPRVLALLVGVAALFVAALLVPLPSPQQIQDWAGSVGPVFPLLFFVVHALVTVAPIPRTVFTVSAGLLFGPVLGIALAVGATTVSAALAILLVRALDREQVASRLTHPAVRAVDDRLRRRGWLAVGSLRLIAAVPFSVINYCAGLSSIRFWPYMIATLLGVLPGTVGTVILGDALTGNTHPAMIVFSCVLIAIGIAGLVIDARMTTEPIPEPEPVAATAD encoded by the coding sequence GTGACCAGGCTGATCCGTGACCCGCGAGTGCTCGCGCTACTCGTCGGCGTGGCGGCGCTTTTCGTCGCGGCGCTGCTGGTTCCGCTGCCGAGTCCGCAGCAGATCCAGGACTGGGCAGGCTCGGTCGGGCCGGTCTTTCCACTGCTGTTCTTCGTGGTGCACGCGCTGGTGACGGTCGCGCCGATTCCGCGCACCGTGTTCACGGTCAGCGCCGGGCTGCTGTTCGGTCCGGTGCTCGGCATCGCCCTCGCGGTCGGCGCGACGACGGTCAGTGCCGCACTGGCCATCCTGCTGGTGCGGGCGCTGGACCGCGAACAGGTCGCGTCCCGGCTCACCCATCCGGCGGTCCGCGCCGTCGACGACCGGCTGCGGCGGCGGGGCTGGCTCGCGGTCGGCTCGCTGCGGCTCATCGCGGCCGTACCGTTCTCGGTGATCAACTACTGCGCCGGATTGTCCTCGATCCGCTTCTGGCCGTACATGATCGCCACCCTGCTCGGCGTGCTGCCCGGCACCGTCGGCACGGTGATCCTCGGCGACGCGCTCACCGGCAACACCCACCCGGCGATGATCGTGTTCTCCTGCGTCCTGATCGCGATCGGTATCGCGGGCCTGGTGATCGACGCCCGGATGACCACCGAGCCCATACCGGAACCGGAACCGGTCGCTGCGACCGCCGACTAG